A DNA window from Eremothecium cymbalariae DBVPG#7215 chromosome 3, complete sequence contains the following coding sequences:
- the SMK1 gene encoding mitogen-activated protein kinase SMK1 (similar to Ashbya gossypii ADL315C), producing the protein MPLLQQNPPIQPPHYSRASQKLKSLLSSYGDNNNTTAAAAAKEINGPVPINMIEKSVVHPPRTIYTKANFSIPGHYEVLQMLGKGSYGTVVSAIDNFNPNYPIRIAIKKITNIFQREVLLKRAIRELKFMHYFKGHKNIVSLINLEIVNEKPYDGLYCYQELIDYDLARVIHSNVQFSEFHIKHFTYQILCGVKYIHSADVIHRDLKPGNILCSISGQLKICDFGLARGISPLFTNTKTSNHITNYVATRWYRAPELILSHKRYNKSIDMWAIGCILAEFYGRKPIFMGQDSMHQISEIVKVLGTPSRDTIIKYGSSRAYDIFCPPKPQYAKIPWIEIYSFASGEALDLIERLLDWDPDRRLTVEESIEHDFVKTVRDKNDEPLCPHGPFNFSYEAEFKSMSNLREVLYAEVKQFQEECATKDIVPSLPVPQQIYPI; encoded by the coding sequence ATGCCTCTATTGCAACAGAACCCTCCGATTCAGCCACCTCATTACAGTCGTGCATCCCAAAAGTTAAAGAGTTTGTTGAGTTCATATGGGGACAACAACAATACAacggcagcagcagcagcaaaagaaataaatgGACCAGTTCCAATTAACATGATTGAAAAATCAGTGGTCCATCCTCCAAGGACCATCTACACAAAGGCTAATTTTTCTATTCCTGGACACTATGAAGTTTTACAGATGTTGGGTAAAGGTTCATATGGCACCGTAGTATCTGCCATTGATAACTTTAATCCAAACTATCCAATACGTATTgccatcaaaaaaattaccAACATATTCCAAAGAGAGGTGCTATTGAAACGCGCTATCAGAGAGTTGAAATTTATGCACTATTTCAAGGGACATAAAAATATCGTGTCCCTAATTAATCTTGAAATTGTTAACGAAAAGCCGTACGACGGGTTATATTGTTACCAAGAGTTAATAGATTATGACTTGGCTCGTGTCATTCATTCTAATGTCCAATTTTCAGAATTCCATATCAAGCATTTCACTTACCAAATTTTATGTGGTGTGAAATACATTCACAGCGCGGATGTCATACACCGTGACCTCAAACCTGGTAATATATTGTGTAGTATTTCTGGACAGTTGAAGATCTGCGATTTTGGTTTGGCAAGAGGAATATCACCATTGTTTACAAACACAAAAACATCTAACCACATCACAAATTATGTTGCAACTCGTTGGTATAGAGCTCCTGAATTAATCTTATCGCATAAAAGATATAACAAATCCATCGATATGTGGGCCATTGGATGTATTCTCGCTGAATTTTACGGAAGAAAACCGATTTTTATGGGCCAGGATTCCATGCATCAGATCTCCGAGATTGTTAAAGTTCTAGGAACCCCATCGAGAGACAccataataaaatatggCTCATCCAGAGCATACGATATATTCTGCCCCCCAAAACCTCAATATGCTAAGATCCCATGGATAGAAATCTATTCATTTGCAAGTGGGGAAGCATTAGATTTGATTGAACGACTACTCGATTGGGACCCTGACAGAAGATTGACAGTTGAGGAATCCATCGAACatgattttgttaaaaCGGTTAGGGATAAAAATGACGAACCTTTATGCCCACATGGACCCTTTAACTTCTCCTATGAAGCCGAGTTCAAGTCTATGTCCAACTTGAGAGAAGTACTATATGCAGAGGTAAAGCAATTCCAAGAAGAATGCGCAACAAAGGATATTGTTCCGTCTCTTCCAGTTCCCCAACAAATCTATCCaatttaa
- the RXT2 gene encoding Rxt2p (similar to Ashbya gossypii ADL313W), with protein sequence MTDSQSSLLSDEQERKQILNFTNYVLSQKAGNFPALNQLADGTVFPGIRGETTNRGRKLYQNSIGISQKRLKVDTREERVFYSGSEHSLLSRKRMKFSTTPQFNSFEDAQEGYTSGFKSLEDSDDECDDLHRLIDIRKLLSPISNLADVATHPAISRTFRSKVLRDLALDIMLMVEKEQESVISYSGLLEVFLGDYPDALYEDRLALPMYDHKLKLPDDEENLNVTATASSSNKPAKSTTKKGEVPKVEDDDGEKEDPFFALPEFNGNRKLLSIVNGENSQNTEEIETTRQLAQIALQRNQEFIRNLQKIRNCIVKANRIRERILMWAREIAGIPEEDVTIPSALHVVKRGLISATTNHMDEEVEDEEIDED encoded by the coding sequence ATGACTGACAGTCAGAGTTCTTTGTTATCTGATGAACAAGAGCGGAAGCAGATTTTAAATTTCACGAATTATGTACTTTCGCAGAAGGCAGGGAATTTTCCAGCATTGAATCAGTTAGCTGATGGTACGGTATTTCCGGGAATACGAGGGGAGACGACAAATCGAGGGCGTAAGTTATATCAAAATTCTATCGGTATCTCACAGAAGAGGCTCAAGGTAGATACTCGTGAGGAGAGGGTGTTTTATAGTGGTTCGGAGCATAGTTTGCTTTCTAGGAAACGAATGAAGTTTTCTACAACACCTCAATTTAACAGCTTTGAGGATGCGCAGGAGGGTTATACATCTGGATTTAAGAGTTTAGAGGATTCGGATGATGAATGCGATGACTTACATAGGTTAATTGATATTCGAAAGTTACTTTCTCCTATTTCAAATTTGGCTGATGTGGCCACACACCCGGCAATATCCAGGACGTTCAGATCCAAGGTTTTGAGGGATCTTGCTTTAGATATTATGCTAATGGTTGAAAAGGAACAAGAGTCGGTAATAAGTTATAGTGGCTTGTTGGAGGTTTTTCTTGGGGACTATCCAGACGCGCTATATGAAGATAGGTTGGCGTTGCCGATGTACGATCACAAGTTGAAGCTTCCAGACGATGAGGAGAATTTGAATGTAACAGCTACTGCTTCTAGTTCGAATAAGCCAGCAAAATCTACCACAAAGAAGGGGGAAGTACCGAaggttgaagatgatgatggtgagAAGGAGGACCCATTTTTTGCCCTTCCGGAGTTTAATGGGAATAGGAAATTGTTATCAATAGTAAACGGTGAGAACAGTCAAAATACAGAAGAAATCGAAACCACAAGACAACTAGCTCAGATTGCGTTGCAGAGAAATCAGGAATTTATTCGCAATTTGCAAAAGATCAGAAACTGTATTGTAAAAGCTAATCGTATCCGTGAACGTATTCTTATGTGGGCAAGAGAGATTGCTGGTATTCCGGAGGAGGATGTTACAATTCCTAGCGCATTGCATGTTGTTAAAAGAGGATTAATTAGTGCTACCACCAACCATatggatgaagaagttgaggatgaagaaattgatgaagattaA
- a CDS encoding uncharacterized protein (similar to Ashbya gossypii ACL048W) has product MEHRRSRQGRTSGVYEELGDGNHIGVDQASSTTSVGISKVASKNGVLERYFVLKRSNWWKRIILKLWNGPEEPIDEGILMHRRWRLLRAIDDFPSLFRSRFPSRTSRLVIFLTYCVIWFLAFFFLLYPTFIKLPYYMNTDGEKEKVITLACHETWHWRGKNSLCGLDAEKCIPFDDEDVIIRCPALCDRNGWTYSAMTVGADRVKYKGYVIGGGRTESQGPNEYTLPYRADSYPCASGIHAGIISPITGGCMRLSMSGAQTNFPSTDGHYGFGFSVNFDSFFPSSYKLKEADGYTYGCNDPRLHVTIVNFFLGLPIFYLYETIIGYWTICIVGYWTLVLAMAPPFQIEPYNRLSINELWSTGFGRLLPLCFVLYVFWHIAIRKLANGSPLAKVLLWYPLFWVGILNNVTFDRLPIDRLTASDLKEQPGSIVGLAIIASIILVCTIIQMRALWKAGILARYIKLYAGLTVLFCVVGNMPGLNLRLHHYIIGILLIPACSTKGFSAYAFQGILVGIFISGIATWGFDSILETNYSILRGEAGILPAPPKFHFDSNFPHQISWNFTNTTSEYENRQNPLDGISLLINDVETYVGHNRTIDLDVLLRKNLQFSQLINTATEIAHGNNQNNTVKLYMRIARGSTKISAYRGDYSSAGILEWPQGIWKGPESDIVRT; this is encoded by the coding sequence ATGGAACATCGTAGAAGTAGGCAAGGGCGTACATCAGGTGTATATGAGGAGCTGGGCGATGGGAATCATATCGGGGTGGATCAGGCGTCTTCGACCACATCAGTTGGTATTAGTAAGGTGGCCTCCAAAAACGGGGTTTTGGAAagatattttgttttgaaacGATCAAACTGGTGGAAAAGAATCATTTTAAAATTGTGGAATGGTCCAGAAGAGCCTATAGACGAAGGTATACTTATGCACCGAAGATGGCGACTCCTCCGTGCAATAGATGATTTCCCGTCTTTGTTTAGGAGCAGGTTTCCCAGCAGAACCTCCAGACTGGTAATATTCCTAACGTACTGTGTCATTTGGTTCTTAgcattctttttcttaCTATACCCAACTTTCATAAAATTGCCATATTATATGAACACGGATGGTGAAAAGGAGAAGGTAATTACTCTAGCCTGTCATGAGACTTGGCACTGGAGAGGGAAAAATAGCTTGTGCGGATTGGACGCTGAAAAATGCATAccatttgatgatgaagatgtaATAATTAGATGCCCTGCCCTCTGTGATCGTAATGGTTGGACGTATTCTGCAATGACAGTCGGTGCAGATAGGGTGAAATATAAAGGTTATGTGATTGGTGGGGGTAGAACTGAAAGCCAAGGTCCGAACGAATACACACTTCCATATAGAGCAGACTCGTATCCATGTGCAAGCGGCATTCATGCAGGTATAATATCCCCAATTACAGGGGGTTGTATGAGACTTTCAATGAGCGGCGCCCAGACCAACTTCCCATCTACAGATGGACACTATGGCTTTGGCTTTTCAGTTAATTTTGATTCATTCTTTCCTTCCTCCTATAAGCTAAAAGAAGCAGACGGTTATACTTATGGATGTAATGATCCCAGATTGCACGTAACGATTGTAAACTTTTTCCTGGGCCTGCCTATATTCTACCTGTACGAAACAATAATAGGATATTGGACTATATGTATCGTCGGTTATTGGACTTTAGTATTAGCTATGGCCCCACCATTTCAAATCGAACCATATAATCGACTCTCGATAAACGAATTGTGGAGTACAGGGTTTGGTCGGTTGCTACCTCTTTGTTTCGTACTCTACGTCTTTTGGCATATAGCAATAAGAAAGCTAGCAAATGGGTCACCATTAGCTAAAGTTTTATTATGGTACCCACTATTTTGGGTTGGAATCTTGAACAATGTTACATTTGACCGCCTGCCTATAGACCGCCTGACTGCAAGTGATCTCAAAGAGCAGCCAGGCTCCATAGTTGGCTTAGCGATCATTGCATCGATAATATTGGTGTGCACTATCATACAAATGCGCGCCCTATGGAAAGCCGGTATACTTGCAAGGTATATCAAACTATATGCTGGTTTGACGGTCCTATTCTGCGTTGTTGGGAATATGCCTGGCCTGAATTTAAGATTACACCACTACATCATAGGCATACTGCTAATCCCTGCTTGCTCGACAAAAGGCTTCTCCGCATATGCATTCCAAGGTATTTTAGTCGGTATCTTTATATCAGGCATCGCGACATGGGGTTTCGATTCTATCTTGGAAACTAACTATTCAATTTTGAGGGGGGAAGCTGGTATTTTACCGGCACCGCCAAAATTTCACTTCGACTCCAACTTCCCCCATCAAATATCCTGGAACTTCACCAATACCACCTCAGAATATGAGAACCGTCAAAATCCACTAGATGGCATTTCTTTATTAATCAACGATGTAGAAACATACGTGGGTCACAATCGCACCATTGATCTAGATGTTCTGTTGCGAAAAAACTTGCAATTCTCTCAGTTAATAAATACGGCAACAGAAATTGCACATGGCAATAATCAAAACAACACTGTCAAACTATATATGCGAATTGCTAGGGGCTCAACGAAAATCTCTGCATATCGTGGAGACTACTCCTCGGCTGGCATTTTAGAATGGCCTCAAGGTATTTGGAAAGGTCCGGAAAGCGATATCGTACGAACATGA
- the RPS24A gene encoding 40S ribosomal protein eS24 (similar to Ashbya gossypii ACL043W), with amino-acid sequence MSDAITIRTRKVITNPLLARKQFVVDVLHPNRANVSKDELREKLAEAYKADKDTVSVFGFRTQFGGGKSTGFGLVYNSVADAKKFEPAYRLVRYGMAEKVEKPSRQQRKQRKNRGKKIFGTGKRLAKKTARRNAD; translated from the exons ATG TCTGACGCTATTACTATCCGTACTAGAAAGGTTATCACCAACCCATTGTTGGCTAGAAAGCAATTCGTTGTTGATGTTTTGCACCCAAACAGAGCCAATGTTTCCAAGGATGAATTAAGAGAAAAGTTGGCTGAAGCTTACAAGGCTGACAAGGACACTGTTTCTGTGTTTGGTTTCAGAACTCAATTCGGTGGTGGTAAGTCTACTGGTTTTGGTTTGGTCTACAACTCTGTTGCTGATGCCAAGAAGTTCGAACCAGCCTATAGATTGGTGAGATACGGTATGGCCGAAAAGGTCGAGAAGCCTTCCAGACAGCAAAGAAagcaaagaaagaacagaGGCAAGAAGATCTTTGGTACTGGTAAGAGATTGGCCAAGAAGACCGCGAGACGTAACGCTGACTAA
- the YOS1 gene encoding Yos1p (similar to Ashbya gossypii ACL042W), with protein sequence MIFGLGRLFYVVLLLVNAVAVLNEQRFLRRIGLGSKSNQPSFGQPENSTKSKLIHLISAVQTLLRIPLIAINILVIVYELILG encoded by the exons ATGATTTTTGGATTAGGAAGGTTATTTTATGTTGTATTATTGCTAGTGAATGCAGTTGCGGTGTTGAATGAGCAGAGGTTCTTGAGGAGGA TTGGTTTAGGGTCGAAATCAAATCAACCATCGTTCGGTCAACCGGAAAACTCTACGAAGTCGAAGTTAATACATTTGATAAGCGCTGTTCAGACGCTACTGAGGATACCGTTAATTGCAATCAATATTCTGGTGATCGTATACGAGTTAATTCTAGGTTAG
- the TIM12 gene encoding Tim12p (similar to Ashbya gossypii ADL311W), protein MSLFLNPYGSQEVDQAKLDVAEVQFDAMATTFNTMLNTCLEKCIPHDEYGEADLNKGEMSCIDRCIAKIHYTNRSIGAFVQVKGFTPQRFLPHYNKFNSEDN, encoded by the coding sequence ATGTCATTATTTCTTAACCCATACGGGTCACAAGAGGTCGATCAAGCAAAACTTGATGTCGCAGAAGTCCAATTCGATGCTATGGCTACAACATTCAATACAATGTTAAATACTTGTCTAGAAAAATGTATACCACATGACGAATACGGTGAAGCTGATCTAAATAAGGGTGAAATGTCTTGTATAGACAGGTGTATTGCAAAGATTCACTACACCAACCGTTCAATAGGTGCATTTGTTCAAGTAAAAGGGTTTACTCCACAACGGTTTTTACCTCACTAcaataaattcaattctGAAGATAATTGA
- the VTC1 gene encoding Vtc1p (similar to Ashbya gossypii ACL045W), whose product MSSAPLLQKAPGKKIALPTRVEPKVFFANERTFLSWLNFTVMIGGLGIGLLNFGDNVGRFSAALFTLVAMATMMYALVTYHWRAAAIRRRGTGPYDDRIGPTMLCFFLLVAVIVNFILRLNYQS is encoded by the coding sequence ATGTCTTCTGCTCCTTTGTTACAGAAAGCGCCCGGTAAGAAGATTGCTCTACCCACCAGGGTCGAGCCCAAGGTTTTCTTTGCCAATGAGCGGACGTTTTTATCGTGGTTGAATTTTACTGTGATGATTGGAGGGTTGGGTATCGgtttattgaattttggtGATAATGTAGGTCGGTTTAGTGCTGCTTTATTTACATTAGTTGCCATGGCTACTATGATGTATGCATTAGTCACTTATCATTGGCGTGCAGCAGCGATTCGTCGTAGGGGCACCGGCCCCTATGACGATAGAATAGGGCCTACGATGCTTTGTTTCTTTCTATTAGTAGCTGTTATTGTGAATTTTATCTTACGTTTGAACTATCAATCATGA
- the SEC6 gene encoding SNARE-binding exocyst subunit SEC6 (similar to Ashbya gossypii ACL047W), with the protein MDAKVLQKVSELIKDESSLRDISKIKEQLIKDKSTIEYQLNKLSKSRYDEVQNCLEMISSATNYVNSLRDNLRNIDKLSQENKSSIEKYEVINEVTRIHELIERTTDIYDRIVKFNDFCNKIESCIDEEISLDALESGCPQLLYIHFMVNMARDFQEQMTVMANVSTEDVQRTIKKVFSRLPDLVKKFDKLLETIIYDMLEAVRTENRSLLLKLFKIVDFEIREDAKILETQQIIKTKELEQESTKLKKLPSKLARLEDNTEAKAVDYPTDHALFEEIMNGTIQTRTNTRGYGEFFFKTLEKSIVELFIDVRKEYSGERQFEVLDNLDWIFNELILAKDHLSKLCPKDWDIFQKYYNAFYKALNGLITELINSEPESLIILHILDFDKSFIKTLRKDFGFSKEEAVSIIGEKQKEQLLQDYLQLIVNKMREWLNNLEKTEMTVFLERTTPPNMDSESLLFLDGTKTCFQMFTQQVEVAAGSGQARILVGVVERFCELLFQRQNNWMRAISSEVVKCIQYNHKYEENPKNISKEHECAGGLVEYLVAVANDQMKAADYAVAISQKYGSMVSKVHERTITNRIEETLDGFAEVAKCSNTGLVALIFDDLRKPYTEVFSKNWYTGNQAQQIADTIYEYLSDIRTQMNPFVYSTLVEAVIEETILRFIGALKFEHTFKNKQNKFLDCMKRDFEIFYRLFIQFIPNEEKHIIDEKFKLMEFFMDFSCSSIELIPETWSHCLQIYWDTPLELLQSILKCRKDVDNSTAKILLAEATAISSDTTRTAALKNQDVQPTFISRFK; encoded by the coding sequence ATGGATGCCAAGGTTTTACAGAAAGTATCCGAGCTAATTAAGGATGAATCTTCGTTAAGAGATATCTCTAAGATCAAGGAGCAGTTAATTAAGGATAAGTCTACTATTGAGTATCAGTTGAACAAACTGTCCAAAAGTCGGTATGATGAAGTTCAAAACTGTTTAGAGATGATAAGCTCTGCAACTAATTATGTGAATTCGCTTCGGGATAATCTGCGGAATATTGATAAGTTAAGTCAAGAGAATAAGTCTTCAATTGAGAAGTACGAGGTGATTAACGAGGTGACTAGGATTCATGAACTTATTGAGAGGACTACCGATATATATGACCGTATTGTAAAGTTCAATGATTTCTGTAACAAAATTGAGAGTTGCATAGATGAGGAGATAAGCTTGGATGCCCTTGAATCTGGATGCCCGCAGTTGttatatattcattttaTGGTGAACATGGCCAGAGATTTCCAAGAGCAAATGACAGTAATGGCAAATGTATCTACTGAAGATGTACAACGAACGATAAAAAAAGTATTCTCGAGGCTACCTGATTTGGTGAAGAAATTCGATAAATTGCTGGAGACtataatatatgatatGCTGGAAGCTGTAAGGACAGAAAACAGGTCTTTGCTATTGAAGTTATTCAAgattgttgattttgagaTCCGTGAGGATGCTAAGATATTAGAAACGCAACAAATAATTAAAACCAAAGAGCTGGAGCAGGAATCTACGAAGCTTAAGAAATTGCCATCAAAACTTGCTCGATTGGAAGATAATACTGAAGCAAAGGCGGTGGACTACCCAACGGACCATGCGTTGTTTGAAGAGATCATGAATGGTACTATTCAAACACGAACGAATACTCGTGGATATGGCgagttttttttcaagacACTTGAAAAGTCCATAGTAGAGTTATTTATAGATGTGAGAAAGGAGTACTCTGGCGAACGGCAATTTGAGGTCTTGGATAATTTAGATTGGATATTTAACGAACTAATTCTTGCTAAAGACCATCTCAGCAAACTGTGCCCCAAGGATTGGGACATTTTCCAGAAGTATTACAATGCCTTCTACAAAGCACTTAACGGTTTAATTACTGAATTGATAAACTCAGAACCCGAATCACTTATTATACTACACATACTTGACTTTGATAAATCTTTTATCAAGACGTTGAGAAAAGATTTCGGCTTCAGCAAAGAGGAGGCTGTCAGCATTATCGGCGAAAAGCAGAAGGAGCAACTGCTCCAAGATTACTTGCAACTCATAGTCAACAAGATGAGAGAATGGTTAAATAACTTGGAGAAAACAGAAATGACCgtttttttggaaagaacCACACCTCCTAATATGGATTCAGAGagtttattattcttaGACGGTACAAAGACTTGTTTCCAAATGTTTACCCAACAGGTTGAAGTTGCAGCAGGCTCTGGTCAAGCTCGGATCCTCGTCGGGGTCgttgaaagattttgtGAGCTATTGTTTCAACGCCAAAACAACTGGATGCGTGCTATTAGCAGTGAGGTTGTAAAATGCATTCAATACAACCATAAGTACGAggaaaatccaaaaaacaTCTCCAAAGAACATGAATGTGCTGGTGGTCTTGTAGAATACCTTGTTGCTGTCGCAAACGATCAAATGAAAGCTGCAGATTACGCAGTGGCCATATCGCAAAAATATGGCTCAATGGTTTCAAAAGTCCATGAACGTACTATCACCAATCGTATTGAGGAGACCTTAGATGGTTTTGCAGAAGTTGCTAAGTGTAGTAATACGGGCCTAGTCGCTTTAATATTTGACGACCTACGCAAACCTTACACTGAAGTCTTCAGCAAAAACTGGTACACAGGCAACCAGGCTCAACAGATTGCCGACACCATTTACGAATACTTGAGTGATATTAGAACCCAGATGAACCCTTTCGTTTACTCAACCCTGGTCGAAGCTgtcattgaagaaacaatCCTCCGTTTCATCGGCGCCCTAAAGTTTGAACatacttttaaaaacaagCAAAATAAATTCCTCGACTGCATGAAGCGTGACTTCGAGATCTTTTACAGGCTGTTCATCCAATTCATCCCaaatgaagaaaaacaCATAATCGATGAAAAGTTCAAACTCATGGAGTTTTTCATGGACTTCAGCTGCAGCTCTATAGAACTAATCCCAGAAACATGGTCCCACtgtcttcaaatatattggGATACTCCACTTGAATTACTTCAAAGCATCCTCAAGTGTAGAAAAGACGTAGATAATTCAACAGCGAAAATCCTGCTAGCAGAGGCAACTGCCATAAGTTCTGATACCACTCGCACGGCTGCTTTAAAGAATCAGGACGTACAACCCACCTTCATTAGTCGTTTTAAATAG
- the TDA2 gene encoding Tda2p (similar to Ashbya gossypii ACL046C), translating to MVGDIDHVHGEYKIYEVEENATNKNCPFTAERLREILDQEFGEQEEYLGDLTSVVERLNEISSQYKYLVNVTEVQGIGTPGMEVHGRLGASWDAERDGQLTHRVSRNDREVLISVVWISK from the coding sequence ATGGTAGGGGATATTGATCACGTGCATGGGGAATATAAGATTTATGAGGTTGAGGAAAATGCGACAAATAAGAATTGTCCATTTACCGCTGAGCGGTTAAGAGAGATTTTGGACCAGGAATTCGGGGAACAAGAGGAATACTTGGGGGATTTGACAAGTGTGGTTGAGCGTTTAAATGAGATATCATCGCAATACAAGTATTTAGTCAATGTTACGGAAGTTCAGGGAATTGGAACCCCTGGAATGGAGGTTCATGGACGGTTAGGAGCTTCTTGGGATGCAGAACGGGACGGGCAACTAACACATAGGGTATCCAGGAACGATAGGGAGGTGTTGATAAGTGTTGTATGGATTAGTAAGTAG